AGTGGGTTTAGGATTGGGAAATACTCAAAAATGGAAAAAAAGTTCGTTGAGTGTTAATACAGCTTACATCAATTTAGCGCCTTATCAAGCGGTAATTCCACAAAATGTAGAGTGGAATAGTCCATACCAATCATTGTCTGGAGAAACAGTTTACCGTTATCACTTTGTGAACGGAACTTTCAAACTATATGCAGCGTTTGATTCTGAGAAATTCGATTTGAATCAAAAAAATGTAAACTTCGAAGAGAAAATCAGAACCGATTTAAATAATAATAATTTCTATTTGAATGCTTCTTACAATGGAACTTTTGGAACGGGTTGGCGTTTAACTTCGGGTATAAGTTATGGTTACAATAGCAATAAAGTAAAGTACAATACAAGTGATGTTGATAGCGACGAAAATGCTGCACAATTGAAATTGAAGTTAAGAAAACATTTCTCAAATTATTTTAATTTGTCATTTGGAGCAGATTATTTTATTACAAAATTCAATGAAAATTTTGATGACAACATTACGCTTAAAGTTGCCAATGGTTATGATTCTAATATTGCAGCTTTTTATACAGAGGGTGATGTTTTATTTTCTAAAAATCTAGCATTAAAGGTTGGTTTAAGGCTTTCCAATAATAGTTTGTTAAACGAAACTAACCTTGCTCCGAGAGCCTCAATTGCGTATAAAGTTTCTAAAACCAGTCAGTTCTCTTTTGCTTACGGAGATTTTACTCAAACACCAGTTGTTGATTACATTAAATATTCTAAATACCATCAGTTTGAGAGCGAAAAGGCAAGGCATTATATTCTAAATTATCAATTTACAAAACCGGGACAGACTTTTAGAGCGGAAGCCTATTATAAAGATTACAGTAATCTGGTTCAATATGATTCTAAAGATATTCAGTACAATTCAGTTTTCAATAATAACGGTTCAGGTTATGCAAAAGGATTGGATTTATTTTGGAGAGATAGTAATTTGTATAAAAACCTTGAATATTGGATTTCGTATTCGTATATCGATTCTGAAAGACAGTATAAAAATTTTCCAACCATGGCAACACCGAGTTTTATAGCCAATAATAATTTATCAGTTGTAACTAAATATTTTATTACCGATTGGAAATCACAAATTGGATTCACCAATAGTTTCAGTACAGGAAGACCTTATAATGATCCAAATCAAACGCAGTTTATGAGCGGAAAAACCAAGTCGTATAACAGTTTGAGTTTTAACTGGGCTTATTTATTAACAACACAAAAAATTCTTTATTTCTCTGTATCAAATATTTTAGGAAGTCAAAATGTTTTTGGATATGATTATGCAAAATTACCAGATGCAAATGGAGTTTATAATAGACAAGCCGTTACACCAACCGCAGATCGATTTTTCTTCGTTGGTTTCTTCTGGACAATTAGCCAGAATAAAAATGATAATCAGTTGAAGAATTTATAAATCGCAATTCATCCTCAAAAATCTACAGTTCGGTAGTTTTAAATTTTAAATCAGTTAAAACTGAAATACTTTTGAAGTATAAATTAATAATCGTTTCAATCATCAAAAATAACAACAATTAAAATCAAACACTATGTTAAAAATCACTACCGCAATCGCTTTTTTTATCTGCAGCTTAATGTCTGCACAAAATGTAAATCTAACTGTTTCTGTTTCAGGTTTAAAAAACGATACAGGAACTTTAAAAGTGAGTTTGTACAACTCAGATGGAACATTCCTTAAATCGACTTATAAAAGTATTGCTTCCGAAATTAAAAATAATAAGGCTACAGTTACTTTTGTTGGTATTCCAAAAGGAGAATATGGGATTTCGGCCTATCAAGATGAAAATAGTAATGGAAAACTTGATAAAAATATGATGGGAATCCCTTCTGAAGATTATGCCTGTTCAAATAATGCTAAAGGATTTATGGGGCCTCCTAGATATACAGATGCTAAATTTGACATTAATAAAGACTTGAAAGTTGACGTTGTATTCAATAACTAAAAAATAGAAATAACCATTTAAATTATATCAAAATGAAAAAAATCATCACGACAATAGCATTATTTGTAGTAGTAATAAGTTCAGCACAAACACAATTTGAACAAGGAATGACAAAAGCTTCTGGGCTTTGGAAAGAAGGGAAAACAGATGAAGCTTCGTCAATGTACGAAAGAATTGCTTCTGCAGAAAAAAATAACTGGCTGCCTAATTACTATGTAGCTTTAATAAACACAACTGCTGCTTTTTCAGAAAAAGATAAATCTAAAGCTCAATTGCTATTGTCAAAAGCACAAGATGCTCTTGATGTTGAAATGATAAAAGATCAAAATAATTCAGAATTATATGTGATGCAAGCTTTACTTTATACAGCTTGGGTTGTACAAGATCCGATGACAAATGCCCAAAAATATTCAGGTAAAATAATGGAGGATTATGCTAAAGCTAAAGCAATAAACCCTAATAATCCAAGAGCTGTTTTTGGCGAAGCGGATTATCAGTTGGGAGGAGCCAAATGGACAGGGGTAGATACAAAACCATTATGTTCACAAGTAGATAAAGCTGTCGAACTTTTTGCTACTTTTAAACCTGAAACTTCTTTCTCTCCAAAATGGGGATTAGAAAGAGCTTTGGAATCTCAAAAAAACTGTAAAAAATAATACTTTAAGCCTACCTATAAATGAAAGACTATAGAAATACATTCGGAAATTTGAAAAGCGGAACGATAATGTGTTTCAAGATTTCTATGGTTTTTACAATAATATTTTCTGTTTGTTTAGGACCCAATTTAACTGTAAAAAATGTATTACTTACGTTCTGTTTAAGTTGCTTGTATTCTTTCGGTCTTGGTTTCGGGAATGGTTTTCTTAATGTTCTTTTAGATAGAAAATGGGATTGGCTCGAGCAAACAAATCTAAGAGTATATTATGGAATTTTGGTTACTGTTTTGTACACTGTTCCAGCTGTCTTAGGAATTGATTATGTCATTTTTGTGATAGTTCAGGATCTGCCTTTAGGTAATTTTTTTAGCGAAAGAATGATTTGGGTACACCTTTTTTACATCATTTTATCATTAGGAGTCTCTACTTTTATGCAAGCCAGAAGCTTTATGGTACAGTGGAAACAAGCTTCGAAATCTGAAGTGACTCAGCAAAGAATTATTGCAGGAACCGCCAATGCAAAGTTTGAAACTTTAAAGAATCAGATTGATCCGCATTTTTTGTTTAATAGCTTAAATGTATTAAGTTCTTTGATTGAAGAAAATCCGGATAATGCACAACGTTTTACCACTTCTTTGTCAAAAATCTATCGCTACGTTTTAGAACAAAAAGACAAAGAATTAGTTTCTGTTGAAGATGAATTGTCGTTTGCAAAAACGTATATGAATTTGTTGAAAATGCGTTTTGAAAACAGTCTGTTTTACGAATTGCCAGCGACAAATGGCATTCCGGATGCAAAAGTGGTTCCGTTATCATTACAGCTTTTGCTTGAAAATACAGTAAAACACAATGTTGTAAGTGAACAAAGACCATTGCATATTCGAATATTTGTTGATGGCGATTATCTGGCAATCCAAAATAATTTTCAAAAAAAGGAAGTCATACAAAGTAGGCAAGGAGTTGGTCTTCAAAATATTGTGGATCGTTATGGAATCATTACTAATAGAAAAGTTCTAATTGAAGAAAATGAGCAAAGTTTCACTGTTAAAATTCCAATTTTAACTAAACAAATTTCAGTTATGGAAACAAGTACAGATTACAGCGATGAAAATAAAGCGTATTTCAGAGCTAAAAAAAGAGTAGAAGAATTAAAAGGATTTTATGGAAATGTAATTTCATATTGTTGTGTGATTCCTTTTTTAGTTTTTATAAATGTGACATATTCACCTAATTTTGAGTGGTTTTGGTTTTCGGCTTTAGGTTGGGGATTTGGAATTGTAATGCATGCTTTTAAAGTTTTTGGATATAGTACCGATTGGGAAGAAAGAAAAATCAAAGAGTTTATGGAAAAGGGTAACAATAAACAATCCTGGAAATAATAATGGAGAAAAATTATACGGAAGCGGAACGTTATTATCAAGCTCACAAGAAAGTGGAAGAAATAAAGAAATTTTACCAACATTTGACTGTGTATCTTCTTTGTAATCCAATTGTAATAGTTGTAAATCTTATGACTTCACCAGGGTTTTTGTATTTTTGGTGGTGTTTGTTAGGTTGGGGAATTCCAGTTGTTTTACATGGATTGAAGGCATTTAATTGTTCTCCTCTTTTTAATAAAGAATGGGAAGAACGAAAAATTAAAGAGATTCTGGAAAAAGAAAATAACCAAAAAAGATGGGAGTAAGTATAAACTGAAAAACATCTTAGAATAAAAATAAAGGTAATCATGGAAATTAAGTATAACGAAGAGGATAAATATTATTTAGCAAAAAAGAAAGTAGAAAATATTAAAGGTTTTTATGGAAATCTCGCAGCTTTTATTGTTGTAAATATTGTTTTGCTTGTAATTAATTTATGGACATCACCAGATCGTTTATGGTTTTATTGGCCATTAATGTGGTGGGGATTGGGAGTTCTTTTTCATGGATTGAAAGTTTTTGAAGTATTACCAACTTTAGGGAAAGATTGGGAAGAACGAAAAATCAAAGAATTGATGGAAAAAGAGAAAGAGAATAAAAACAAATGGCAATAATTAACTCAATATAAATAAAATGGGACGATTTACAAGACGAATGTTCGAAGAGGATTCACGAGAATTTAGCACAGATGAAAACTATAATATAGCGTACAAAAAGGTAAAAAGAATAAAAGGATTCTATTCACATTTAAAAGTATATTTTATTGTAAATGCAATTATTCTTATTTCCAGTTTTAATAGAGATTATATTGGGAACTCTGGGTTTTGGAATTGGCATACTTTTTCAACCGCAATATTTTGGGGAATAGCTTTAATTGCACATGGGGCAACTGTTTTTGGGACTGATTTGTTTTTTAATGATGATTGGGAACAAAAGAAAATCCAAAATTATATGGAGAAAGAGAAAGCGAACACAAATAAATGGGAGTAGTTTTAGACTAATTTTTTCACCTTTTGCACTTTATTAAATGACCACACTAATTATCGAAGACGAAAAACCAGCAGCGAGATTGCTACAAAGAAAACTCGAAAAATTGAATATTGCAGTAGAAACTATGCTGCATTCTGTTGAAGAATCAATTGACTGGTTTTCTAAAAATGAACACCCCGATTTAATATTTTTAGACATCCAATTATCAGATGGTTTGTCCTTTGAAATCTTCGAAAAAATAAACATAAAAAGTGCTGTTATTTTTACAACTGCTTATGATGAATATGCACTAAAAGCATTCAAATTAAACAGTATTGATTACCTGTTGAAACCCATCGATGAAGATGATTTGGAGACTGCTGTTTTTAAATTTAAAGATCGTTTTGATTCAACGCTTTCTGTAGGAAAAAATTCCTTGCAGTTGGATTTTGAACAAATCAAAAAAATGTTTGCGAACCCTTTTGAAAAAACATTCAAAAAAAGATTTACAGTCAAAATAGGGCAACATCTAAAAGTAATTTCAGTAGATGAAATCGAATGTTTTTTTAGCGAAAATAAAGGAACTTATATTCATACTTTCGACAACAGAGATTATTTAATCGATACTACTTTGGAACTTTTGGAACAAGAAATCGATACTAAAGATTTTTA
The Flavobacterium sp. 5 DNA segment above includes these coding regions:
- a CDS encoding 2TM domain-containing protein is translated as MKDYRNTFGNLKSGTIMCFKISMVFTIIFSVCLGPNLTVKNVLLTFCLSCLYSFGLGFGNGFLNVLLDRKWDWLEQTNLRVYYGILVTVLYTVPAVLGIDYVIFVIVQDLPLGNFFSERMIWVHLFYIILSLGVSTFMQARSFMVQWKQASKSEVTQQRIIAGTANAKFETLKNQIDPHFLFNSLNVLSSLIEENPDNAQRFTTSLSKIYRYVLEQKDKELVSVEDELSFAKTYMNLLKMRFENSLFYELPATNGIPDAKVVPLSLQLLLENTVKHNVVSEQRPLHIRIFVDGDYLAIQNNFQKKEVIQSRQGVGLQNIVDRYGIITNRKVLIEENEQSFTVKIPILTKQISVMETSTDYSDENKAYFRAKKRVEELKGFYGNVISYCCVIPFLVFINVTYSPNFEWFWFSALGWGFGIVMHAFKVFGYSTDWEERKIKEFMEKGNNKQSWK
- a CDS encoding LytTR family DNA-binding domain-containing protein, yielding MTTLIIEDEKPAARLLQRKLEKLNIAVETMLHSVEESIDWFSKNEHPDLIFLDIQLSDGLSFEIFEKINIKSAVIFTTAYDEYALKAFKLNSIDYLLKPIDEDDLETAVFKFKDRFDSTLSVGKNSLQLDFEQIKKMFANPFEKTFKKRFTVKIGQHLKVISVDEIECFFSENKGTYIHTFDNRDYLIDTTLELLEQEIDTKDFYRISRKFIVSLKAIKEIVMYSNSRLKIVLPTYKEDEVIVSREKVSDFKNWIG
- a CDS encoding TonB-dependent receptor; translation: MKTIFLVVAFLFSIALFSQNTISGKITNAKGKPVAGANIYIDGTYDGATSSETGDFSFETTAAGNQFLIVSLLIYDTYKQEIDVANFKNQIVKLSENVNALDAVVITAGTLESGDKARVSVLKPLDIVTTAGSAGNIVAALQTLPGTQSVGEDGRLFVRGGEASETQTFVDGIRVAQPYGATTNNLPTRGRFSPFLFSGIAFSTGGYSAEYGEALSSVLLLNTQDEADQNKTEISLMTVGLGLGNTQKWKKSSLSVNTAYINLAPYQAVIPQNVEWNSPYQSLSGETVYRYHFVNGTFKLYAAFDSEKFDLNQKNVNFEEKIRTDLNNNNFYLNASYNGTFGTGWRLTSGISYGYNSNKVKYNTSDVDSDENAAQLKLKLRKHFSNYFNLSFGADYFITKFNENFDDNITLKVANGYDSNIAAFYTEGDVLFSKNLALKVGLRLSNNSLLNETNLAPRASIAYKVSKTSQFSFAYGDFTQTPVVDYIKYSKYHQFESEKARHYILNYQFTKPGQTFRAEAYYKDYSNLVQYDSKDIQYNSVFNNNGSGYAKGLDLFWRDSNLYKNLEYWISYSYIDSERQYKNFPTMATPSFIANNNLSVVTKYFITDWKSQIGFTNSFSTGRPYNDPNQTQFMSGKTKSYNSLSFNWAYLLTTQKILYFSVSNILGSQNVFGYDYAKLPDANGVYNRQAVTPTADRFFFVGFFWTISQNKNDNQLKNL
- a CDS encoding 2TM domain-containing protein, which produces MGRFTRRMFEEDSREFSTDENYNIAYKKVKRIKGFYSHLKVYFIVNAIILISSFNRDYIGNSGFWNWHTFSTAIFWGIALIAHGATVFGTDLFFNDDWEQKKIQNYMEKEKANTNKWE
- a CDS encoding 2TM domain-containing protein, whose amino-acid sequence is MEIKYNEEDKYYLAKKKVENIKGFYGNLAAFIVVNIVLLVINLWTSPDRLWFYWPLMWWGLGVLFHGLKVFEVLPTLGKDWEERKIKELMEKEKENKNKWQ
- a CDS encoding DUF2141 domain-containing protein, with amino-acid sequence MLKITTAIAFFICSLMSAQNVNLTVSVSGLKNDTGTLKVSLYNSDGTFLKSTYKSIASEIKNNKATVTFVGIPKGEYGISAYQDENSNGKLDKNMMGIPSEDYACSNNAKGFMGPPRYTDAKFDINKDLKVDVVFNN
- a CDS encoding 2TM domain-containing protein, encoding MEKNYTEAERYYQAHKKVEEIKKFYQHLTVYLLCNPIVIVVNLMTSPGFLYFWWCLLGWGIPVVLHGLKAFNCSPLFNKEWEERKIKEILEKENNQKRWE